The following coding sequences are from one Polynucleobacter sp. JS-JIR-II-50 window:
- the xsc gene encoding sulfoacetaldehyde acetyltransferase, which produces MSKSGTNLPTGPQKMTPSEAFVETMVANKVKDIFGIMGSAFMDAMDIFAPAGIRLIPVVHEQGAAHMADGYARVSGSHGVVIGQNGPGISNCVTAIAAAYWAHSPVVIITPETGTMGMGLGGFQEANQLPMFEEFTKYQGHVNNPKRMAEFTGRCFDRALSEMGPTQLNIPRDYFYGEIEVEIPQPNRLDRGPGGEKSLDEAAELLANAKFPVIISGGGVVMGDAVEECKAFAERLGAPVVNSYLHNDSFPASHPLWCGPLGYQGSKAAMKLMAQADVVVALGSRLGPFGTLPQHGMDYWPKNAKIIQIDADNKMLGLVKKISVGICGDAKAAAVALTKRLEGKKLACDATKAERAKTIAAEKAAWEKELDEWTHEKDAFSLDMIEEQKKEVTPTGGHYLHPRQVLRELEKAMPADVMVSTDIGNINSVANSYLRFEKPRSFFAPMSFGNCGYALPTIIGAKAAAPDRPAVAYAGDGAWAMSMVEILTAVRHDIPVTAVVFHNRQWGAEKKNQVDFYNRRFVAGELESPSFAGIAQSMGAEGIVVDQLDQVGPALKKAIDMQMKEGKTCVIEIMCTRELGDPFRRDALSKPVRFLDKYKDYV; this is translated from the coding sequence ATGTCTAAGTCTGGCACTAATTTACCCACTGGCCCGCAGAAAATGACCCCTTCCGAAGCGTTTGTGGAGACCATGGTCGCTAACAAGGTGAAAGATATTTTTGGAATCATGGGCTCTGCCTTTATGGATGCGATGGACATTTTTGCTCCAGCAGGCATTCGCTTGATTCCAGTGGTGCATGAACAAGGTGCTGCACACATGGCCGATGGTTATGCTCGCGTTAGTGGAAGTCACGGTGTTGTGATTGGACAAAATGGCCCTGGCATTAGTAACTGCGTTACTGCAATTGCGGCGGCATATTGGGCACATAGCCCTGTGGTGATCATTACTCCTGAGACAGGAACAATGGGTATGGGTTTAGGCGGCTTCCAAGAGGCCAACCAATTGCCAATGTTTGAAGAGTTCACAAAGTATCAAGGTCACGTTAACAATCCAAAGCGTATGGCTGAATTTACTGGCCGCTGTTTTGATCGCGCATTGTCTGAAATGGGTCCAACCCAACTCAATATTCCACGTGATTATTTCTATGGTGAGATTGAAGTAGAAATTCCACAACCAAATCGTCTTGATCGTGGGCCTGGCGGTGAGAAGAGCTTGGATGAGGCTGCTGAACTCTTGGCTAATGCTAAGTTCCCCGTGATTATTTCTGGTGGTGGTGTCGTGATGGGTGATGCTGTAGAGGAGTGCAAAGCCTTTGCAGAGCGCTTGGGTGCCCCAGTAGTTAATAGCTACCTACATAACGATTCATTCCCTGCAAGCCATCCTTTATGGTGTGGCCCCCTAGGTTATCAAGGCTCCAAGGCTGCAATGAAGTTGATGGCTCAGGCTGACGTAGTTGTTGCGCTGGGTTCACGTCTTGGGCCATTCGGAACATTGCCACAGCATGGTATGGATTACTGGCCAAAAAATGCCAAGATTATTCAGATCGATGCAGATAACAAGATGCTCGGCTTAGTGAAGAAGATTTCAGTAGGCATTTGTGGTGATGCTAAGGCAGCTGCAGTAGCATTAACTAAGCGTTTAGAAGGTAAGAAATTAGCTTGTGATGCCACTAAAGCAGAACGCGCTAAAACGATTGCTGCAGAAAAAGCCGCATGGGAAAAAGAGTTGGATGAGTGGACTCATGAAAAAGATGCATTTAGTCTTGACATGATTGAAGAACAGAAAAAAGAAGTGACTCCAACAGGCGGTCATTACTTGCACCCGCGTCAGGTTTTGCGTGAGCTTGAAAAGGCTATGCCTGCTGATGTAATGGTGTCTACCGATATTGGCAATATCAACTCCGTTGCTAATAGCTATCTCCGCTTTGAAAAGCCACGTAGCTTCTTTGCCCCAATGAGTTTTGGTAATTGTGGCTATGCACTACCAACCATTATTGGAGCTAAAGCAGCCGCTCCTGATCGTCCGGCGGTTGCTTACGCTGGCGATGGCGCTTGGGCAATGAGCATGGTCGAGATTCTGACGGCTGTTCGTCACGATATTCCAGTTACAGCGGTTGTGTTCCACAACCGTCAGTGGGGTGCCGAGAAAAAGAACCAAGTGGACTTCTATAACCGTCGCTTTGTGGCTGGTGAGTTAGAGAGCCCAAGCTTTGCCGGTATTGCGCAATCCATGGGCGCCGAGGGAATTGTGGTTGATCAGCTTGATCAGGTTGGACCAGCCCTCAAGAAAGCAATTGATATGCAGATGAAGGAAGGTAAGACCTGTGTAATCGAGATCATGTGTACTCGTGAGCTTGGTGATCCATTCCGCCGTGATGCTTTATCTAAGCCAGTGCGCTTCTTGGATAAATATAAAGATTACGTATAA
- a CDS encoding nitroreductase, with protein sequence MPMDQFAEQLIHGRTHISPKRLGDPGPSHAQKETILLAANAAPDHGRMVPWRFIEIQESSRPALGEVFHQCLLDRDQNATSIQQQEAREKASRGPLLLLAIANYRDANDDISKQEKLVSLGCAIQNILLSAYAFGYGSGLSSGRALQSDRIRELFQLTKDEEPICFITIGTVQKNKPSRIRPCLSEYHSIF encoded by the coding sequence ATGCCTATGGATCAATTTGCCGAACAACTGATTCATGGCAGAACCCATATATCGCCCAAAAGATTAGGGGATCCAGGCCCAAGCCACGCACAGAAAGAAACCATTCTCTTGGCAGCTAATGCCGCTCCTGATCACGGCAGAATGGTTCCATGGCGCTTCATTGAGATCCAGGAAAGCAGTCGCCCCGCCCTAGGAGAAGTATTCCATCAGTGCCTGTTAGATCGCGATCAGAACGCTACCTCGATACAACAACAAGAAGCGCGCGAGAAAGCATCCCGTGGCCCACTACTGCTACTAGCCATTGCCAACTACCGAGATGCAAATGACGATATTAGCAAACAAGAAAAGCTGGTTTCCCTTGGGTGCGCCATTCAGAACATTCTGCTGAGCGCTTATGCCTTCGGATATGGATCTGGACTATCGAGCGGCAGAGCTTTGCAAAGTGATCGTATCCGGGAGTTATTCCAACTCACAAAGGATGAGGAACCGATTTGCTTCATTACGATTGGTACCGTCCAAAAAAATAAGCCCAGTCGTATTCGGCCGTGCTTATCTGAGTATCACTCTATTTTTTAA
- a CDS encoding aconitase X catalytic domain-containing protein, which translates to MKLNQEEKAMLAGELGPVRQTAIAHQIKVGEFFGAKDLVPVSQAHIMADTESLGEAGVEWLEGLAKNSIEDRSVRIPTITDPRGTDFSKAKQLGQTEKMLELEKRAIDAFVKMGVSMTDTCINYQTIMAPVFGEHLAFGDTGVVIYSNSVCGARSNFEGGPSALAAGLTGRTPRYGYHLDEHRKPTHRFKTSWTPQTLNEWGALGGLIGKKSGNYWSVPILDGIEGHPGSDAMKHFGAAMASFGSTALFHVLGVTPEALRARDLEYLHLPEVPITKEEVMGLQNSYRIAEEIDVVVFSAPQLSLMEMKSIAELCKGKKFIKPLLAMTSPQVKPDSDRMGYTEMIESAGGTVFSGMCFYQSYAREIAETNGWKVLATNSAKIVNILGGYGYTPMLASMEDCVQAAVTGRLK; encoded by the coding sequence ATGAAGTTAAATCAAGAAGAAAAGGCTATGCTTGCTGGTGAATTAGGTCCAGTAAGACAAACAGCTATCGCACATCAAATTAAAGTAGGCGAGTTCTTTGGTGCTAAAGATTTAGTACCTGTATCCCAGGCGCACATCATGGCTGATACCGAGAGCTTGGGTGAAGCTGGTGTTGAATGGCTCGAAGGTCTAGCTAAGAATTCGATTGAGGACCGATCGGTTCGCATTCCGACGATTACTGATCCAAGGGGCACTGACTTCAGCAAAGCAAAGCAATTAGGTCAAACTGAAAAAATGCTTGAGCTTGAAAAACGCGCTATTGATGCCTTTGTAAAAATGGGCGTGTCTATGACGGATACTTGCATTAATTACCAAACTATTATGGCGCCCGTATTTGGAGAGCATTTAGCATTTGGTGACACCGGAGTGGTTATTTATTCCAATAGCGTCTGTGGTGCTAGATCAAATTTTGAGGGAGGCCCTTCTGCATTGGCGGCAGGTTTGACTGGCAGAACCCCTCGCTACGGTTATCACCTCGATGAACACCGTAAGCCTACGCATCGCTTTAAAACTTCATGGACACCTCAAACGCTCAATGAGTGGGGCGCTTTAGGGGGTCTGATTGGTAAGAAATCAGGGAACTATTGGTCGGTTCCTATTTTGGATGGCATCGAAGGTCATCCAGGCTCTGATGCTATGAAACACTTCGGCGCAGCAATGGCGAGTTTTGGATCTACTGCGCTATTTCACGTATTGGGTGTTACGCCTGAAGCTCTTCGCGCTCGAGATTTGGAGTACTTACATCTTCCAGAGGTTCCCATTACCAAGGAAGAGGTAATGGGATTGCAGAATTCTTATCGTATTGCTGAAGAAATTGACGTCGTGGTATTTTCTGCGCCGCAGCTAAGTCTCATGGAGATGAAGAGTATTGCAGAGCTATGTAAAGGCAAGAAATTCATTAAGCCTTTGCTGGCTATGACTAGCCCGCAAGTAAAACCAGACTCAGATCGCATGGGGTATACGGAAATGATTGAAAGTGCAGGCGGTACAGTATTTTCTGGCATGTGCTTCTATCAATCTTATGCAAGAGAAATAGCAGAGACGAATGGGTGGAAGGTATTAGCAACCAATAGTGCAAAAATTGTGAATATTTTGGGTGGCTATGGTTATACGCCGATGCTGGCCTCCATGGAAGACTGTGTGCAAGCTGCTGTAACGGGGAGACTAAAGTGA
- a CDS encoding DmsC/YnfH family molybdoenzyme membrane anchor subunit, whose translation MRPQFSIIFFTTLAGMAQGLLFFLALSNLYSQATPNAFLTNLALPVAFVLLALGLVASFFHLGHPERAWRAAMMWRTSWLSREVIALPALMAVTAATYFYACISVVPQWLWIALLVTTIALWICTAKIYQCIRFIQEWSHPSTLTNFILLGLTSGLILLELLIALWGDSATQIIDAPLSMLALLLLFLSFNLKLWIWKRNQGLKPKSNLSSATGIKGSNIRQTSMGLMGGSFNTREFFHHQTDRVIANLRKIILLCAYVIPMILMAYTITIPSILMIALALLINYLGLLAERWMFFAEANHPQNLYYQRVS comes from the coding sequence ATGCGACCACAATTTTCAATCATCTTCTTTACCACCCTAGCCGGAATGGCACAGGGTCTTTTATTTTTCCTGGCCTTATCAAACCTATATAGCCAAGCAACCCCCAATGCATTCCTCACCAATCTTGCTCTGCCGGTTGCCTTTGTACTTCTGGCCTTAGGATTGGTGGCCTCATTCTTCCACTTGGGCCACCCTGAGCGAGCATGGCGCGCTGCCATGATGTGGAGGACCTCTTGGTTATCCAGAGAAGTAATTGCCTTGCCAGCACTCATGGCAGTGACTGCAGCAACTTACTTTTATGCCTGTATTAGTGTGGTGCCACAATGGTTATGGATTGCCCTTCTAGTTACTACGATTGCGCTTTGGATCTGCACTGCAAAGATTTATCAATGCATTCGTTTTATCCAAGAATGGTCGCACCCCTCCACCCTGACAAACTTCATTCTCCTTGGATTGACATCTGGATTGATTTTGTTGGAGTTGCTAATTGCTTTATGGGGTGACTCTGCTACACAGATCATTGATGCGCCACTATCAATGCTTGCCCTCTTGCTACTATTCCTGTCTTTTAATCTAAAGCTTTGGATTTGGAAGCGCAATCAAGGCCTAAAACCGAAGTCTAATCTTTCTTCAGCAACAGGCATCAAAGGTAGCAATATTCGTCAAACCTCAATGGGTTTAATGGGCGGCAGTTTTAATACCCGCGAATTCTTTCATCACCAAACTGATCGCGTTATTGCCAATCTCCGTAAAATTATCTTGCTGTGTGCCTATGTAATACCAATGATATTGATGGCATACACCATTACTATTCCAAGCATCTTGATGATTGCCTTGGCATTACTGATCAATTACCTAGGCTTGCTTGCTGAAAGATGGATGTTCTTTGCAGAAGCTAATCATCCACAGAACCTGTATTACCAAAGAGTCTCTTAA
- a CDS encoding tripartite tricarboxylate transporter substrate binding protein, which yields MNSLVIKGFKYFLTCFGLILLSSNVIADVYPSKPIRLIVPFPPGGPTDIVARPLAVLLGDRLKEQIIIENKGGAGGSIGADLVAKSAPDGYTLFMGTVGTNAINGSLYKQLPYDMTRDFTPIALVATAPVVIVVNSSDRIKTLAELIAEARSKPDTIAYGTAGNGTPGHLTAALFESTTQIKLKHIPYKGSAPAVTDLIGNQIPLVFDPIQSVLPHITSGKLRALAVTSKTRSPLLPNVPTVAELGYPQFESTAWWALFGPAKLPDSITKKLRVDTERVAQSAAFKERLGNLGVQPNTDFKESLANFQTSEIAKWARVVRDSGATID from the coding sequence ATGAATAGCCTAGTAATAAAAGGTTTTAAATATTTCTTAACTTGCTTTGGCTTGATTTTGCTTTCAAGCAATGTGATAGCGGATGTCTATCCGAGCAAACCTATCAGGCTAATTGTTCCCTTTCCACCGGGAGGACCAACTGATATTGTTGCTAGGCCGTTAGCAGTCCTCCTCGGTGATCGCCTTAAAGAACAAATCATTATTGAGAATAAGGGCGGTGCTGGCGGATCGATTGGCGCCGATCTCGTTGCCAAGTCAGCACCAGATGGCTATACCTTATTTATGGGTACTGTAGGAACGAATGCAATCAATGGCAGTTTGTATAAACAGCTGCCATATGACATGACTAGAGATTTCACACCAATTGCTTTGGTTGCCACCGCTCCTGTTGTCATTGTGGTTAATTCAAGTGATCGTATTAAAACGCTTGCCGAGTTAATTGCTGAGGCCCGTTCAAAGCCCGATACGATTGCATATGGAACAGCTGGAAATGGTACCCCAGGACATTTGACTGCGGCCTTATTTGAATCCACCACTCAGATCAAACTCAAACATATTCCCTACAAGGGGAGTGCACCCGCAGTAACAGATCTCATTGGCAATCAAATTCCATTAGTCTTTGATCCAATTCAATCCGTATTGCCGCACATCACTTCAGGAAAACTGCGTGCTTTAGCTGTAACTAGTAAGACGCGTTCACCTCTATTGCCTAACGTACCAACGGTTGCAGAATTGGGATACCCCCAGTTTGAGTCAACTGCTTGGTGGGCTTTATTTGGTCCAGCGAAATTGCCAGATTCAATCACCAAAAAATTAAGAGTCGATACAGAGAGGGTGGCTCAATCAGCTGCGTTCAAAGAGCGCTTGGGTAACTTGGGTGTCCAACCAAATACAGACTTCAAAGAGAGTTTGGCTAATTTCCAGACTAGTGAGATTGCGAAATGGGCCAGGGTGGTTAGGGATTCTGGTGCCACTATTGATTGA
- a CDS encoding aconitase X swivel domain-containing protein, which yields MSGKIYKAKHAQGESIEGECLSASDGFSARYDLDRIKGVFSRPAHKLFGQSYKDKILVLDAAKGGVASAWMLYEMKSRNLCPAAIIFNAANPILAQGAAHAGIPMLSGFDCDITQAIVSGAKLRIDTENQTVEVL from the coding sequence GTGAGTGGAAAAATTTATAAGGCTAAACATGCCCAAGGCGAGAGTATCGAAGGCGAATGTCTGAGTGCATCCGATGGATTTTCAGCCCGCTATGATTTGGATCGCATAAAAGGGGTTTTCTCACGCCCGGCACATAAGCTTTTTGGCCAATCATATAAAGATAAGATTTTAGTTCTAGATGCCGCTAAAGGCGGGGTGGCAAGTGCATGGATGCTCTATGAGATGAAGTCGAGAAACCTTTGCCCTGCTGCCATTATTTTTAATGCAGCCAATCCAATCCTAGCCCAAGGCGCTGCTCATGCGGGCATTCCGATGTTGAGCGGCTTTGATTGTGATATTACTCAGGCAATTGTAAGTGGTGCTAAATTACGAATCGACACTGAAAACCAAACAGTGGAAGTGCTGTAG